From the Synechococcus sp. UW179A genome, one window contains:
- a CDS encoding DUF3828 domain-containing protein, which translates to MLTELATSLIAMAVPTTMGTCPQGVIEQLDGLYRWQVQRMDSNEDRVKALSSQRQRFTPSLFRLLIEARQLTPSSDGRFLDFDVFSNTQVATFGAKVSGCSAENGNSIQARVDVEAGLTGRPSGTPRRLLYEMNQDGAGSWRINNITYLDGKVFQLRSFLQELVHPTH; encoded by the coding sequence ATGCTGACTGAGCTGGCCACCAGCCTGATCGCCATGGCGGTTCCGACAACCATGGGCACTTGCCCTCAGGGAGTGATCGAACAGCTCGATGGGCTCTACCGCTGGCAGGTGCAGCGTATGGACAGCAACGAAGACCGGGTCAAAGCGCTCTCCAGCCAGCGCCAGCGTTTCACACCATCACTGTTCAGGTTGCTGATAGAGGCAAGACAGCTCACACCCTCAAGCGATGGTCGCTTCCTCGATTTCGATGTGTTCAGCAACACTCAGGTTGCCACCTTCGGAGCCAAGGTCAGCGGCTGCAGTGCAGAAAACGGAAACAGCATCCAGGCAAGGGTGGATGTGGAGGCCGGCCTCACCGGCAGACCCAGCGGAACCCCACGCCGGCTGCTGTATGAGATGAACCAGGACGGCGCAGGCAGCTGGCGCATCAACAACATCACCTATCTCGATGGGAAGGTCTTTCAGCTGAGGAGCTTTCTGCAGGAGCTGGTGCATCCAACGCACTGA
- a CDS encoding alpha/beta hydrolase, whose product MSYRSSRTPKSCFVDSAELKGYFSKRVSLSSADLAAMAQLFAQLYGEFQTEIVHRVCCTDAIDRPYIWVDPLEGRSSHVILFFHGGGYTMGSSKDHMQLIASLVELSGKTFLAVDYRLFPAVTFPAPLDDAEASYRWLLEQGLPASRIGLAGISAGAALVTQLVHRCAKKSLGCPAVAMVMSGLHDFRFDRPSMAFNSCLDLVSLNRLESIVEFYFPDQSSFESDDVLCINQNYNHYPKTLFQVGDQEILLSDAIEMHQSLRSQGHDVHLNVVPKMIHCGQMFARDYPPGQSALEQAAGFIKSASE is encoded by the coding sequence ATGAGCTATAGATCATCAAGAACGCCGAAATCGTGTTTTGTGGATTCCGCTGAATTGAAAGGGTATTTTTCCAAACGTGTCAGCCTGAGCAGTGCTGATTTAGCGGCTATGGCGCAATTATTTGCGCAATTGTATGGAGAGTTTCAAACCGAAATCGTCCATAGAGTTTGCTGCACTGATGCGATCGATCGGCCATACATATGGGTTGATCCGCTGGAGGGTCGCAGCTCACATGTGATTTTGTTTTTTCATGGTGGTGGATACACGATGGGAAGCTCGAAAGATCACATGCAGCTGATTGCATCTCTCGTTGAACTGTCTGGAAAGACATTTTTAGCGGTTGATTACCGGCTTTTCCCTGCAGTCACTTTTCCCGCTCCTCTTGACGATGCTGAAGCCTCTTACCGCTGGCTGCTTGAGCAAGGATTACCAGCATCCCGCATTGGTCTGGCGGGCATCTCAGCGGGCGCTGCCCTGGTGACGCAGCTGGTGCATCGTTGCGCAAAGAAGTCTCTGGGATGCCCTGCTGTGGCCATGGTGATGTCGGGCCTGCACGATTTTCGCTTTGATCGCCCATCAATGGCTTTCAATTCCTGCCTGGACCTTGTCTCCCTGAACAGACTGGAGTCGATCGTTGAATTCTATTTCCCTGATCAATCATCATTCGAATCTGATGATGTGCTTTGCATCAATCAAAATTACAACCACTATCCGAAAACATTATTTCAAGTTGGTGATCAGGAAATATTGTTGAGCGACGCCATTGAGATGCATCAATCCTTGAGATCACAAGGTCATGATGTGCATTTAAACGTTGTTCCAAAAATGATTCATTGTGGCCAGATGTTTGCTCGCGACTATCCGCCCGGACAGTCAGCTCTCGAGCAGGCGGCAGGCTTCATCAAAAGTGCATCGGAGTAA
- a CDS encoding PspC domain-containing protein: MRTGESILKKVIGWRRAKEKRSPCIDDCRIKQNKTPRLGDFILCRCNIVSINQEAFRLMSLTRSRKNSVFAGVCSGLESSGYGSANVWRIIFVVTSFFYGVGWIAYLVMAFTVKSSQKEKAPRGLNRSSKSKERNISGQDTSVSSLNPVVEKPVELPSGAKFFLQGVGEDLVVFSDKVTITPRGALGFLSKGISGTKTIPFRSVTAIQFREAGSVFSGFIQFTLPGGNESRGGVFAAAQDENTFMFAGLEKNNEADIIRRFIDEQIDRYHEKPSLSGGGLAAELQELAALSSKGVLSEDEFIAAKDRLINRSE; encoded by the coding sequence ATGAGAACTGGTGAGAGTATTCTGAAAAAGGTCATTGGTTGGAGGCGAGCGAAGGAGAAGCGTTCTCCTTGCATTGATGATTGCAGAATCAAGCAGAATAAAACCCCCCGTTTGGGGGATTTTATTCTATGTCGCTGTAATATTGTAAGTATTAACCAAGAGGCTTTTCGTCTTATGTCACTCACAAGGTCAAGAAAAAACAGTGTCTTTGCTGGAGTCTGCTCTGGCCTTGAAAGTAGTGGATATGGATCGGCGAATGTATGGCGAATCATTTTTGTGGTCACTAGCTTTTTTTATGGTGTAGGTTGGATTGCCTATTTGGTCATGGCCTTCACTGTAAAAAGTTCCCAGAAAGAGAAGGCTCCTAGGGGATTGAATCGCTCAAGTAAGTCAAAAGAGAGAAATATTTCAGGCCAGGATACTTCTGTCAGTAGTTTGAATCCTGTTGTTGAGAAGCCTGTAGAGCTTCCCTCGGGGGCAAAGTTTTTCCTTCAAGGAGTAGGCGAGGATCTTGTTGTCTTTTCCGATAAAGTTACAATTACGCCTAGAGGCGCTCTAGGGTTTTTAAGCAAAGGAATAAGTGGTACTAAAACCATACCGTTTAGGTCGGTAACTGCTATTCAGTTCAGAGAAGCAGGTAGCGTTTTTAGTGGATTTATACAGTTCACTTTGCCGGGTGGGAATGAGTCTAGGGGAGGTGTTTTTGCTGCCGCTCAAGATGAGAATACTTTTATGTTTGCGGGTCTTGAAAAAAATAATGAGGCCGATATTATCAGACGCTTTATTGATGAGCAAATAGATAGGTATCACGAAAAGCCTTCGCTTTCAGGAGGTGGCCTGGCGGCAGAGCTTCAAGAGTTGGCAGCGCTTAGTAGTAAGGGAGTCCTTTCAGAGGATGAGTTCATTGCTGCAAAAGATAGGCTGATAAATCGAAGCGAATAG
- a CDS encoding DUF3750 domain-containing protein, producing MFDDPILKVELRAAKIPGLPGLVADHNWLLVIRCNEATGHQTCDRWEIWQFARQNHCCWGHLHKNLLAPCQGVGSGPSHLIKQWIGDDALSMAEKIESSPSNYPFKETYRYWPGPNSNTFAQWIVREKMNLGNRAIGKSFPVPGTV from the coding sequence TTGTTTGATGATCCAATTCTAAAGGTTGAGCTCCGGGCAGCGAAAATTCCTGGGTTACCAGGATTGGTTGCTGACCATAACTGGCTACTTGTGATTCGTTGTAATGAAGCAACCGGCCATCAGACATGTGATCGCTGGGAAATCTGGCAATTCGCGCGCCAGAATCATTGCTGCTGGGGACATCTTCACAAGAACCTTTTGGCTCCTTGCCAGGGTGTTGGCAGTGGTCCATCGCATTTGATCAAGCAATGGATTGGCGATGATGCTCTGAGTATGGCTGAGAAGATTGAATCCTCACCTAGCAACTACCCCTTCAAAGAGACCTACAGGTACTGGCCCGGCCCGAACAGCAACACGTTTGCGCAATGGATCGTTCGCGAAAAAATGAATCTTGGTAACCGAGCAATTGGAAAAAGTTTCCCTGTTCCAGGCACCGTCTGA
- a CDS encoding GNAT family N-acetyltransferase, which yields MASEFTIRPVQPVDIPLINNWARSEGFAPGSGDIGIYRQTDRQGIWTGCLGEEPIGCIAGIRYNHAYGFIGLYIVRPDQRGRGYGVKLWREALDHLHDVSCIGLEAAENRIDDYFNWGFQPASTTTRWQLEVDSLPHQLRSGEEPEELRLMHGDGIPEPKIQIYDADRELNPRPHFLSDWLKHPAGTVTALLDSRHDCHGFARIRPCLLKNETGWRIGPLLADSPELAELLIRDLLSARQGLVIIDSPGGNALAAPLLQKLGFTVSGRTLRMYRGVMPSRQLDEVYGLACLELG from the coding sequence ATGGCCTCTGAATTCACGATTCGCCCCGTCCAACCGGTTGACATTCCACTGATCAACAACTGGGCGCGCAGTGAAGGATTTGCCCCTGGTAGTGGTGACATTGGAATTTATCGCCAGACGGACCGCCAGGGAATTTGGACGGGTTGCCTGGGTGAAGAACCGATCGGATGCATCGCAGGCATTCGTTACAACCATGCCTACGGTTTTATCGGGCTCTACATCGTGCGCCCGGATCAGAGAGGCCGAGGCTATGGAGTGAAACTGTGGAGAGAAGCTCTCGATCACCTCCATGACGTGAGCTGCATTGGGCTCGAGGCAGCAGAAAACAGAATTGATGATTACTTCAACTGGGGCTTTCAACCCGCTTCAACAACGACACGTTGGCAGCTTGAGGTTGACTCACTTCCCCACCAGCTCAGATCGGGGGAAGAACCGGAAGAGCTGAGATTGATGCATGGAGATGGCATCCCTGAACCCAAAATCCAGATTTACGACGCCGATCGTGAGCTCAACCCCAGACCACACTTTCTGTCGGACTGGCTGAAGCACCCAGCCGGCACTGTGACGGCACTGCTCGACAGCAGGCATGACTGCCATGGATTTGCCCGAATCCGGCCATGCCTACTCAAAAATGAAACAGGCTGGCGCATCGGCCCCTTATTAGCGGATTCCCCTGAACTGGCGGAGTTGTTGATCAGGGATCTCCTCAGTGCAAGACAGGGATTAGTGATCATTGATTCGCCGGGGGGCAATGCACTGGCCGCACCGTTGCTGCAGAAACTTGGTTTCACAGTTTCTGGACGCACGCTGCGGATGTATCGAGGAGTGATGCCATCCCGACAACTGGATGAGGTATACGGGCTCGCCTGCCTTGAGCTTGGGTGA
- a CDS encoding DUF1651 domain-containing protein: protein MDHGETPRMPNLDYTTHEPPLQTGRDGWLVNGDEQLLVRFSNGHSTAHGRWVVLSTYRWVRPHPPEPQSQRRMLEQNAIEAWQNMQKVGWRRCRPPVR, encoded by the coding sequence ATGGATCACGGCGAAACTCCCCGTATGCCAAACCTGGATTACACCACCCATGAACCACCGCTGCAGACCGGCAGAGATGGCTGGTTGGTGAATGGTGATGAGCAGCTGCTGGTGAGGTTCAGCAATGGTCACTCAACCGCCCATGGTCGCTGGGTGGTCCTTAGCACCTATCGCTGGGTGAGACCCCATCCTCCGGAGCCTCAGAGCCAGAGACGGATGCTCGAGCAAAATGCCATCGAGGCTTGGCAAAACATGCAGAAGGTCGGCTGGAGGCGCTGTCGCCCACCGGTGCGCTGA
- a CDS encoding AbrB family transcriptional regulator, whose protein sequence is MLTGADLLAKVKELGDVSKTDLATACGYVSKKKDGSDRVNFTAFYEALLNAKGIELGGGSAGMGKGGRKLSYTAKVQGNGNLLVGKAYTAMLDLAPGDEFEIKLGKKAIRLIPVGGEEEGEE, encoded by the coding sequence ATGCTCACTGGTGCCGATCTACTGGCCAAGGTCAAAGAACTGGGCGATGTGTCCAAAACTGATCTGGCAACTGCTTGTGGGTATGTCTCAAAGAAGAAAGACGGTTCTGACCGGGTGAACTTCACCGCTTTTTACGAAGCACTGCTGAATGCCAAAGGCATCGAACTGGGTGGTGGTTCTGCTGGCATGGGCAAAGGTGGTCGCAAACTCAGCTACACCGCCAAAGTTCAAGGCAATGGCAACCTCCTGGTTGGCAAGGCTTATACAGCCATGCTCGACCTTGCTCCTGGGGATGAATTCGAGATCAAGCTCGGCAAGAAGGCGATCCGCCTGATTCCTGTCGGAGGGGAGGAAGAAGGAGAGGAGTGA
- a CDS encoding M28 family peptidase: MTRQPTARIPAVDQEPPLRQEAFPAWMSAYPANQTEAMALLSLACRKDLEAIAIPRHASWDPVGLMAVRSYVREQLAALGKVEEQPFRRSSHQGVNLILKLPGRNPGRRPLLVGAHYDGPIQSVGADDNASAMAALLELGRRWSTAPPRRPVWLVAFDQEEWGLLGSSALADRLKADRQRLKLMVSLEMLAYTSNTQSYPHPAMGRLYGNRGDFIALVANARAGLMLSRLTHAMGQHVRSKALPVPRAGIDVPAVRRSDHSPFWDRGYNALMVTDTSFMRNPHYHRMSDTIDTLDLPFLASVIDGLELALGRL; encoded by the coding sequence GTGACGCGACAACCAACGGCACGGATCCCCGCCGTTGATCAAGAGCCTCCCCTGAGACAGGAGGCTTTTCCTGCCTGGATGTCTGCCTACCCGGCGAATCAGACTGAAGCAATGGCACTGCTGTCACTCGCCTGCCGCAAGGATCTGGAAGCCATCGCCATTCCCCGTCATGCCAGCTGGGATCCGGTGGGTCTGATGGCCGTGCGCAGTTATGTGCGCGAGCAGCTGGCCGCTCTCGGGAAGGTGGAGGAACAGCCGTTCAGGCGCAGCAGCCATCAGGGGGTGAATCTGATCCTGAAACTTCCCGGCCGCAACCCCGGGCGCCGGCCGCTGCTGGTGGGCGCCCATTACGACGGGCCCATCCAGTCGGTCGGAGCTGATGACAACGCCAGTGCAATGGCTGCTCTGCTGGAGCTGGGCAGACGCTGGAGCACGGCACCCCCGCGGCGACCCGTGTGGCTGGTGGCCTTCGATCAGGAGGAATGGGGGCTGCTCGGCAGCTCAGCACTGGCCGACCGGCTCAAGGCAGATCGGCAACGACTCAAGCTGATGGTGAGTCTGGAAATGCTCGCCTACACCAGCAACACGCAGAGCTACCCCCACCCCGCCATGGGCAGGCTCTACGGCAACCGCGGCGACTTCATTGCCCTGGTTGCGAATGCCCGTGCTGGCCTGATGCTCTCTCGGCTCACCCATGCCATGGGGCAACACGTGAGAAGCAAAGCGCTGCCGGTGCCGCGCGCTGGAATCGATGTGCCCGCAGTCCGCCGCAGCGATCACAGCCCATTCTGGGATCGGGGGTACAACGCCCTGATGGTGACGGACACCTCCTTCATGCGGAACCCGCACTACCACCGGATGAGCGACACGATCGACACGCTCGATCTGCCCTTCCTGGCCTCAGTGATTGATGGACTAGAGCTGGCGCTGGGGAGACTGTGA
- a CDS encoding amidase → MGHSTGSKIFNQATWLALTLSTACLLTEKSVANPIESGNYPIEESTIESIHTAIQEGVIDCEQLIESYLNRIKKYNFSLTRGAPLNAFVALNPNAVRQAKALDRRFQQNNELTGFLHCIPIAVKDNIDTVDTPSTSGSLALLGSQPVSNAFLVNQLRAAGGIIIGKAAMDEFASGGEGISGRSGRIGNAYDPNQNSGGSSGGSAVAVSANFAVLGIGTDNSGSVRVPAVFNGVYAIRPSTGLISHSGILPRGNRDGVAGVMARSIPDLAAGLAAIANSSDPDDDLTTSVPRKDSYAKHLKNASLDGKRIGVIRSVAGNAVFDTNDKPSVAVFNQVKARLKSQGASLVEIDLPLFDSNRANNMAGEAEEVNQYLSSFASTRKSYQDICSSGRTRLSEKTCFGHIESLAPKYSEQYAAALNTFEKNKNYLEGLMRKDNVDALLMPLSSWQPPSYYDDMYRTATTESPVASNSGLPAIALIAGWTPATPAMPIGFELIGFQYGEGDLIGLAQAYSSGLPGRPLPELKAGNGDFSFEEICVQGINNFITEAGWRSYQQFLKNGDGETIRPAAYQRFFKQQTQQFAQDNQQSVQACQ, encoded by the coding sequence ATGGGTCATTCCACGGGATCGAAGATATTCAACCAGGCCACATGGCTTGCACTGACTCTCAGCACAGCCTGTCTTCTGACTGAGAAGTCGGTGGCAAACCCGATCGAAAGCGGCAACTATCCGATCGAGGAGTCCACCATTGAATCCATCCACACCGCCATTCAAGAGGGAGTAATTGATTGCGAGCAATTAATTGAGAGCTACTTGAATCGGATCAAGAAATATAATTTCAGCCTTACAAGAGGAGCTCCTCTAAACGCATTTGTTGCACTGAATCCGAATGCAGTCAGACAGGCAAAGGCTCTTGATAGGCGCTTCCAACAAAACAATGAATTGACGGGCTTTCTTCATTGCATCCCGATTGCCGTCAAAGACAACATTGATACCGTTGACACTCCTTCCACATCCGGATCGCTGGCTTTACTTGGCTCTCAGCCAGTCAGCAATGCTTTTCTGGTGAATCAATTAAGAGCCGCTGGTGGCATCATTATTGGCAAAGCCGCCATGGATGAATTCGCTTCGGGTGGGGAGGGAATCAGTGGCCGTAGTGGAAGAATCGGCAATGCTTATGACCCCAATCAAAACTCCGGTGGCTCAAGTGGAGGATCTGCAGTTGCGGTGAGTGCGAACTTTGCAGTACTGGGGATCGGCACGGACAACAGCGGCTCGGTGAGAGTACCTGCAGTCTTCAACGGCGTTTACGCGATTCGACCAAGCACGGGGCTGATCAGTCATTCAGGGATTCTGCCGAGAGGCAACCGGGATGGAGTGGCAGGCGTGATGGCCAGGTCCATTCCTGACCTTGCTGCAGGCCTTGCTGCGATAGCCAACAGCTCTGATCCAGATGATGATTTAACGACATCAGTACCGCGCAAAGATTCCTATGCCAAGCATTTAAAAAATGCCTCACTTGATGGAAAACGAATAGGCGTCATTCGCAGCGTTGCAGGCAATGCAGTTTTTGACACCAACGACAAGCCTTCAGTGGCTGTATTCAATCAGGTCAAGGCCCGACTCAAGAGTCAGGGTGCATCTCTGGTTGAGATCGACCTGCCCTTGTTCGACTCGAACAGAGCTAACAACATGGCGGGCGAGGCGGAAGAAGTTAACCAATACCTGAGCTCTTTTGCATCAACCAGAAAGAGTTATCAGGACATATGCTCATCAGGCCGTACACGGCTGAGCGAGAAAACCTGCTTTGGACACATTGAAAGTCTTGCTCCCAAGTACAGCGAGCAATACGCTGCTGCGTTAAACACTTTTGAGAAGAACAAAAACTATCTGGAAGGGTTGATGAGAAAAGATAACGTTGATGCCTTACTGATGCCTCTCAGCTCCTGGCAGCCACCCAGCTATTACGATGATATGTATCGCACAGCTACAACGGAATCGCCTGTTGCATCGAACTCCGGATTGCCGGCCATTGCCTTGATTGCCGGTTGGACACCAGCAACTCCAGCGATGCCGATCGGTTTTGAATTGATTGGTTTTCAATATGGAGAGGGTGATCTGATCGGCCTCGCGCAGGCCTATTCCTCCGGACTTCCTGGCAGGCCTTTACCTGAATTGAAAGCAGGCAACGGTGACTTTTCCTTCGAGGAAATATGTGTTCAGGGAATCAATAACTTCATCACTGAGGCTGGCTGGCGCAGTTATCAGCAGTTCCTCAAGAATGGTGATGGTGAGACGATTCGGCCAGCTGCTTATCAGAGGTTTTTTAAGCAGCAAACACAACAATTCGCCCAAGACAATCAACAGTCTGTCCAGGCTTGTCAGTGA
- a CDS encoding Nif11-like leader peptide family natural product precursor gives MSMEELKRFLVAMRADKTLYEKVSSFATANEIASIATNLGFEFTETELKSISNQNVEGVKIKTQDTTPSYNFGEGGN, from the coding sequence ATGTCGATGGAGGAATTGAAAAGATTTTTAGTTGCCATGAGAGCCGACAAGACGCTATATGAAAAGGTTTCAAGTTTTGCGACTGCGAACGAGATCGCTTCGATCGCCACCAACCTGGGATTTGAATTCACTGAAACCGAACTGAAATCAATCTCCAATCAGAATGTTGAAGGTGTAAAGATCAAGACACAAGACACTACACCTTCGTATAATTTTGGCGAGGGCGGCAACTGA
- a CDS encoding Coq4 family protein, with protein sequence MAIKEFRAIALDAAVGFLQTAKDPDHTTNHLFRMLKHIDSSELSQRGFMDLARESDHQLILKDRYDPTWPSPAERRSAPPASLAACLQRRLDAEHLEELPPSVSETNEDWEYLANRLRRTHDFHHLVFGLPDTVAGEAVASAYYACRYRSPGALAVMTTWIAHGLIQPSENQLIWRCVEFGIQLAHELQVSLLSVRWEEKWDQSLIAWREQLGVSRLLERSPLAEHQSQWMPVQSA encoded by the coding sequence TTGGCAATCAAGGAATTCCGCGCCATAGCCCTTGACGCAGCTGTGGGTTTTTTACAAACGGCCAAAGATCCCGACCACACCACAAATCATCTTTTTCGGATGTTGAAGCACATCGACTCCAGTGAGTTGAGTCAGCGTGGATTTATGGATTTAGCTCGCGAATCAGATCATCAACTGATTCTGAAAGATCGCTATGACCCAACGTGGCCATCACCAGCTGAGCGACGCAGTGCGCCCCCGGCAAGTCTGGCGGCATGCCTGCAACGGCGACTGGATGCTGAACATCTGGAGGAACTGCCCCCATCCGTTTCTGAAACCAATGAAGACTGGGAATATCTCGCGAATCGTCTGCGTAGAACCCATGATTTTCATCATTTGGTTTTCGGTTTGCCTGACACCGTCGCCGGTGAGGCGGTGGCTTCGGCCTATTACGCCTGTCGCTACAGGTCGCCTGGGGCTCTCGCTGTAATGACAACCTGGATTGCGCACGGCTTGATTCAGCCTTCTGAAAATCAACTGATCTGGCGATGTGTGGAGTTTGGAATTCAACTGGCTCACGAGTTACAGGTTTCCCTGTTGTCTGTTCGCTGGGAAGAGAAATGGGATCAATCACTGATTGCCTGGCGTGAACAACTGGGGGTTTCCAGGCTTCTGGAACGATCACCTCTTGCTGAACATCAATCCCAGTGGATGCCTGTTCAGTCGGCATAG
- a CDS encoding chlorophyll a/b-binding protein, with translation MTTATLLADERYWQDLAAAQMRRERLAKAERLNGRLAMLGFVALIGTEALLHQGLLMALGL, from the coding sequence ATGACAACTGCAACCCTTTTGGCTGATGAGCGGTACTGGCAGGACCTTGCTGCAGCTCAGATGCGCCGTGAGCGACTAGCGAAAGCTGAACGCCTAAACGGACGTCTGGCCATGCTCGGCTTTGTAGCTCTGATCGGTACCGAGGCCTTGCTCCACCAAGGACTGTTGATGGCGCTGGGTCTCTGA
- a CDS encoding DNA polymerase, which translates to MFDQQLLFPRPDAIQAADPVPFSGEPPNGIHYIDKPDDLPDPDSMALSIGFDLETFNRRTDLWRHKASLSPSLGGEIRLAQLKTADSNSTLVIDVAVIGQPAVDWLCTLVRNPERMLVGHNLLFEATFLIAAGIRPLCQWWDTMLACQIIGDLPSNSLAAATAHYLKRALDKGEQTSDWGNGLTASQLRYAGLDAEIVLPLGRALHQQLVATQQVAVHRLDCSMISACADGQVRGLAVDMEAALQSRTRALSERERLASEVQKTLEIENYRSPDKLQNALSLHLGEPIDNTKDRTLNSFLPDPVIGQLLQLKALDQELKEVNWLLEEARLTDGRVRPYYRIIGASTGRMSTSALIREISSHVPSDTERFKTGQRQGEPKVVKLGQCGFNFQGITGDRKKALGTGNPNSVLMDLDWSSIEIRLQASPKLYNDDGQRRILLEGIDPHAYIASQACGREITKADPERSTIGKRANFALAYGCGLSGVRQLLSRARGEQVTEMEAHKVYEAWHRLHPQMSQEMEKFSSGNLTEVRSIAGRRMTFRSNQAGPDGIRPMQPLGRTNGINFPVQGSGRDLLAAALGDLWPALDRFAGVHIVGLIHDEILLEVPRDLVEEVKAVVLATMTSEKLQNQYLGDIPLEADCNIAESWGEAH; encoded by the coding sequence TTGTTCGATCAGCAACTGCTATTTCCAAGGCCTGACGCCATCCAAGCGGCTGACCCGGTCCCTTTCTCCGGGGAGCCTCCCAATGGCATCCATTACATCGACAAGCCGGATGATCTGCCGGATCCCGACTCGATGGCACTGTCCATTGGCTTTGATCTGGAGACGTTCAACCGGCGCACCGATCTCTGGCGACACAAGGCCAGCCTCAGCCCATCTCTCGGTGGAGAAATTCGTCTGGCTCAGCTGAAGACGGCTGACAGCAACAGCACGCTGGTGATTGATGTTGCGGTGATCGGCCAACCGGCCGTTGATTGGCTGTGCACACTTGTGCGCAACCCTGAGCGCATGTTGGTGGGCCACAACCTCCTGTTTGAAGCCACTTTTCTGATCGCTGCCGGGATCAGACCGCTTTGCCAGTGGTGGGACACGATGCTGGCCTGTCAGATCATCGGCGACTTGCCGAGCAACAGCCTGGCCGCCGCGACTGCTCACTACCTGAAGCGTGCACTCGACAAGGGAGAACAGACCAGCGATTGGGGCAATGGCCTCACCGCCAGCCAGCTGCGCTATGCGGGTCTGGATGCCGAGATTGTTCTGCCTCTTGGGCGTGCGCTGCATCAGCAACTTGTGGCCACTCAACAGGTCGCGGTACACCGGCTTGATTGCTCCATGATCAGTGCCTGCGCCGATGGTCAGGTTCGAGGTCTGGCAGTTGATATGGAGGCTGCACTCCAATCCAGAACGAGGGCTCTAAGCGAACGGGAACGCTTGGCATCGGAGGTGCAAAAAACACTCGAGATCGAGAATTACAGGAGTCCGGACAAGTTGCAGAACGCCCTGAGTCTTCACCTGGGCGAACCGATCGACAACACAAAAGACCGGACTCTGAACTCTTTCCTGCCCGATCCTGTGATCGGGCAGCTGCTTCAGCTGAAGGCGCTGGATCAGGAACTGAAAGAGGTGAACTGGCTGCTTGAAGAAGCCAGGCTCACGGATGGCCGGGTCCGTCCCTACTACCGGATCATTGGTGCCAGCACTGGTCGCATGAGCACCAGTGCCCTGATCCGCGAAATCAGCAGTCACGTTCCCTCCGATACCGAGCGGTTCAAAACAGGCCAGAGACAAGGCGAACCCAAAGTCGTGAAACTCGGGCAGTGCGGGTTCAACTTCCAGGGCATCACCGGCGATCGCAAAAAAGCACTGGGCACCGGCAACCCCAACAGCGTGCTGATGGACCTCGACTGGTCATCCATCGAGATCCGTCTCCAGGCCAGTCCAAAGCTTTACAACGACGATGGTCAGCGCAGGATCCTGCTGGAGGGAATCGACCCGCACGCCTACATCGCCAGTCAGGCCTGTGGACGCGAAATCACCAAAGCGGATCCGGAGCGCTCAACGATTGGGAAACGCGCCAATTTCGCCCTGGCTTATGGCTGTGGGCTTTCTGGTGTTCGCCAATTGCTCTCCCGCGCTCGCGGTGAGCAGGTCACGGAGATGGAAGCCCACAAGGTTTACGAGGCTTGGCATCGCTTACACCCTCAGATGAGCCAGGAAATGGAGAAGTTCTCGAGCGGAAACCTAACCGAAGTGCGCAGTATTGCCGGGCGGCGAATGACATTCCGCAGCAACCAGGCGGGCCCGGACGGCATCAGACCAATGCAACCGCTGGGACGAACCAACGGAATCAATTTCCCTGTTCAGGGCTCTGGTCGTGATCTGCTTGCCGCTGCGCTTGGTGACCTTTGGCCTGCGTTGGATCGCTTCGCAGGTGTTCACATCGTTGGCCTGATTCACGATGAGATTCTTCTCGAGGTTCCACGGGATCTGGTGGAGGAAGTGAAGGCCGTCGTCTTGGCCACGATGACCTCAGAGAAGCTTCAGAACCAGTACCTAGGTGACATTCCCCTGGAGGCGGATTGCAACATTGCAGAGAGCTGGGGAGAGGCTCACTGA